A window of the Bacillus sp. A301a_S52 genome harbors these coding sequences:
- a CDS encoding energy-coupling factor ABC transporter ATP-binding protein, whose amino-acid sequence MKNQCPDDRHPIIRVEDLVFAYEKNHEKPLIDHISFTLEEGELTLLMGASGSGKSTLALSLNGLYPEVVEGFQQGSIFFRGIPLESYEKGVVNKHIGIVFQDPESQFCMVTVENELAFTMENCSIPRSEMTQRMDDVLAITGLSNMKKRAIHELSGGQKQKVALASVLLLEPEILILDEPTANLDPVSSLEFIELVAELQRKTSLTVVVIEHQLDDWLPFAQRILALGKNGRLFADGEPQNVLTEQAAQFKSEGIYLPCEKGLTSVQNPVATCDYDSHETTLQIESLTFNRKEKKILTDLNVSLRKGEFIAIVGENGAGKSTLLQVMAGLLSPEQGKVIFLGKPLDEWAEGDLRRAMGFVFQNPEHQFITDTVADELAFGMKLNDKKPSEIEQKVAELLHHFQLENHRWNNPFSLSGGQKRRLSVATMLDETPELLLFDEPTFGQDAYTTTELMKIILDLKAKGTTIVFVTHDMNLVDMYSERVIVLDEGRLAFQGAPAELWSDHELVYRARLRLPHRLQKQVKAGEVI is encoded by the coding sequence GTGAAAAATCAGTGTCCTGATGACCGTCATCCGATTATTCGTGTGGAAGATCTCGTATTTGCTTATGAAAAAAATCATGAGAAACCTCTTATTGATCATATTAGTTTCACACTTGAAGAAGGCGAGTTGACTCTCTTAATGGGAGCGAGTGGATCTGGAAAAAGTACACTGGCTCTTAGTTTAAATGGTCTGTATCCAGAAGTGGTAGAAGGTTTTCAACAAGGAAGCATTTTTTTTCGAGGTATCCCTTTGGAAAGCTATGAAAAAGGTGTAGTAAACAAGCATATCGGCATTGTTTTTCAAGATCCAGAAAGTCAATTTTGCATGGTAACGGTTGAGAACGAACTGGCTTTCACGATGGAAAACTGTTCAATTCCGAGAAGCGAGATGACACAACGTATGGACGATGTGTTGGCAATAACCGGCTTATCGAACATGAAAAAGCGGGCAATTCATGAACTTTCTGGTGGTCAAAAGCAAAAGGTTGCCTTAGCTTCTGTGCTATTATTGGAGCCGGAAATCCTTATTCTTGATGAGCCGACGGCCAATTTGGATCCTGTTTCAAGCTTAGAATTTATTGAGCTCGTAGCAGAACTTCAACGGAAAACGAGCTTAACGGTTGTAGTCATTGAGCATCAATTAGATGATTGGCTTCCTTTCGCACAGCGCATTCTTGCTTTAGGGAAAAACGGCCGCCTCTTTGCAGATGGTGAGCCACAGAACGTGCTTACAGAGCAAGCCGCACAATTTAAGTCTGAAGGGATTTATCTGCCGTGCGAAAAAGGGCTGACAAGCGTGCAAAACCCAGTTGCTACTTGTGACTATGATAGCCATGAAACCACACTGCAAATAGAAAGCCTAACGTTTAACCGGAAAGAAAAAAAGATTTTAACAGATTTAAATGTATCATTACGAAAAGGGGAGTTTATTGCCATTGTGGGAGAGAATGGCGCAGGGAAATCCACGCTTCTTCAAGTGATGGCAGGATTACTGTCTCCTGAGCAAGGAAAGGTGATTTTTCTCGGTAAACCTCTCGATGAGTGGGCAGAAGGCGATTTGCGAAGGGCTATGGGATTTGTTTTTCAGAACCCAGAACATCAATTTATTACAGATACCGTTGCTGATGAATTGGCATTTGGAATGAAACTTAATGATAAGAAGCCCTCAGAGATAGAACAAAAAGTGGCAGAGCTCCTTCATCATTTTCAGCTAGAAAACCATCGCTGGAACAATCCTTTTTCGTTGAGCGGAGGTCAGAAAAGGCGTTTAAGTGTGGCGACGATGCTTGATGAGACGCCTGAGTTGTTGTTATTTGATGAGCCGACATTCGGTCAAGATGCCTATACAACAACGGAATTAATGAAAATTATCCTCGATTTGAAAGCAAAAGGAACAACGATTGTTTTTGTGACACATGATATGAATCTAGTGGATATGTATAGTGAGCGGGTTATCGTATTGGATGAGGGGCGGCTAGCGTTTCAAGGGGCACCAGCTGAGTTATGGTCAGATCACGAGCTCGTCTATCGCGCACGGCTACGACTGCCGCATCGTTTACAAAAGCAAGTGAAAGCAGGTGAAGTCATATGA
- a CDS encoding energy-coupling factor transporter transmembrane protein EcfT: MISSVNPAIKMTAILIPGVLLSFSFDIFTPLAYLLFIITVTFLFSDIPLKKWLLVFSPFVFLALGFAWMTVLYTSDGFSDGTLLFEFLWFEVTTGGVMVGVSLALRSLCFVALSLLFVLTTDSTAFMLSLMQQFKLPPKLTYGILAGYRFLPTFKHEFEVLKQAHRIRGVGRAKGIKGRINQFRRYAIPLMANAIRKAERVAIAMESKGFTGSTDRTHYHYMTVGKKDWMFFGGIVGVFFLVIFVSYSLGYLNIFGHQFG; this comes from the coding sequence ATGATTTCATCGGTAAATCCAGCGATAAAAATGACGGCAATTCTTATTCCTGGTGTCCTGCTGAGTTTTAGTTTTGATATTTTCACTCCGCTTGCTTACTTACTATTTATTATCACGGTTACCTTTTTATTTAGTGATATCCCGCTAAAAAAGTGGCTGCTTGTGTTTTCTCCATTTGTTTTTCTGGCGTTAGGGTTTGCTTGGATGACGGTGCTGTATACGAGTGATGGGTTCAGTGATGGTACCTTATTATTTGAATTTTTATGGTTTGAAGTAACGACAGGAGGTGTCATGGTTGGGGTCAGCCTTGCACTTCGGTCCCTTTGCTTTGTTGCTTTATCATTATTGTTTGTTCTAACGACAGATTCTACAGCATTTATGCTTAGTTTGATGCAACAATTCAAGTTACCGCCTAAGCTGACGTATGGCATACTTGCCGGCTATCGTTTTTTGCCCACCTTTAAACATGAATTTGAAGTGTTAAAGCAAGCGCACCGCATTCGCGGTGTGGGAAGAGCTAAAGGGATTAAGGGACGTATTAATCAATTTCGTCGCTATGCCATTCCGTTGATGGCCAATGCCATTCGCAAAGCTGAACGGGTTGCGATTGCGATGGAATCGAAAGGCTTTACTGGCTCGACTGATAGGACACATTATCATTATATGACAGTAGGAAAAAAGGATTGGATGTTTTTTGGCGGCATTGTAGGTGTCTTCTTTCTCGTCATTTTCGTCTCCTATTCTCTTGGTTATTTGAATATATTTGGTCACCAATTCGGTTAA